The Xiphophorus maculatus strain JP 163 A chromosome 5, X_maculatus-5.0-male, whole genome shotgun sequence nucleotide sequence GTGTAAGAACCGGCTGCTGCCTCCCTGCTGTCTTACGGTGGAATGCTGCAGATGTTGCTACTTGCCGGTTTTCCCACCTCAGGTTTCCCCCCGGGTTGTTTACACAGAGCTGGCAGCAGCAGATGATCAACATCCTGTCGTTATCCGTTCCCTCTCCGGCGCCGTGTGAACCGGCTCCTCAGGCTGGATCCACAGCGTGTACTGTGGAGGCCCGGTCGGTCCAGGAGCAGAACCGCTTTCCAGACGACCACAAGTTGATCTGTAAACAGTTTATCAGGcattaataactgtttattatgcattaattaaGGCTTAGAAGGAGACAACATCCACTGGTTCTGGACAAATAGTGAGATAAATCTGCTTTCATCCTGGAAGTTTCAggtctgacctttgaccttagAAAGTCGGattttacaactaaaaacataaatcctAATCAGGTCTTCAGATAAGATTTTTAGCATCATTTAATTCACCAGTTTagatccagctgctgctgctggagcctaaaaaacaaaagtaaaacatacaaaaacaaaaagttactcCAGTCAGTGAAACCAGAACATGATCACATTAGTagcctgttcttttttttttaacccctccagggtctGTTGTGGCTCTAGGGTctcttatatgacagcaggctgacaggaaacggggaagacacGGTAAATATcaccgggtccgggaatcgaacccgcgatggccgcgtcgaggactcaaggcctccaaacaggggtcgcgctaaccgctacgccaccacggcacgccctagCTAGCCTGTTCTTCTTAACAAGCTAAATGCTCAATAGCATTAGCATCAGTTAGCTAACATTACCTGCATCCAGCAGCTTTAGTCAAACCAGTTTGGATTGTTGTTGGTTTGCTGCCAAGATTGTAACTcgcagctaaaaacaaacaaacaaataaaacagcttcCAGACCAGAGTGAGCACGGCTAACTCTGTGGGCAAGCAATGTTGCCCCCTGCCCCCCCAATGTTGCCCCCTGCCCCCCCAATGCTGCCCTCCTGCCCCTCCAGCCACCAGGCTGTCCAGAGTGACGTCCGTTTCTCCGTCTCTGTCTCCCTGGACAGACGCCTTCCAGAGGACGGTGGACCAGTTTGGACGCCTGGACATCGTCATCAACAACGCCGGCATCAACAACGAGAAGAACTGGGAGAAAACCATCCAGGTCAACCTGGTAAGAACCGGCAGGTGACCCGGGTCACAAACTACCAACACCAGAACTTTACTGCAGGAACCGAACAGAACCTGAACTCGTGGCTAAATGTGAGACAAgagtagaaataaaatcagtttaaacGTTTAAAGGAAAACCAGAACAAACATCTAGAAATATCACATCATCTTTTGTCAACATGTTTGGTAAATAACtgatccaggttctggttctggttctgaaggttctAATGTGATGTCAGGCTGAATGTTTTGGGGACATTTAGGACCCAACAGCCAGCAGGAAGTAGGCAGAACCATCAGCCATGAGGCGTCACTCATAGAAAACCAGAAATATGAAAAGAGACGTAAAATGCAGCCGGTTGGGCCGAACCGgacctgaacagaaccagaaaaacAGAACCGAGTCTGGTCCAGGTGAAAAGAAcgaaaataaaactgtcagaatgaagagtccaaactggaTGTTCaggctggttctgatccgtggTTCTGAACTTTTCCGGCTCATTTctataaaatgacatttaatcaTCACTAGAACCGGGTCGGACCGGGTCGGACCTCTTACTGCAGGGGAGTCAAACTCcagtcgatgtgcctctggtcCAAAACTGGAATGAAACGGGTTAATTACCAGAACCGGGACCAGGACGagaacctggaccagaaccaggaccaggaggaacatctaaatgttgcaggacaccggACCTGCAGTACTGGTCCGTTGTCCTGGTTCTGTGCCTTAGTGCTTTCAGAACATTTCGGTTCTGGACCATTTCTGGGAGATTCTGACAGCGTCTCGCTCAGACGGGTTGGCTGAGAACCTCCTGGTCCAAAACGACCCAAAGATGTTCTGTTGGACCTTCTCTGTGTGGAGTTCACAGAGAATCATTCGGACCTTCAGACTCATAAACCCAGAACCTGGACCCGGCCCGCTCTACGGTTCTCTGTAGAGGACCAGAACCTGGACCCGGCCCGCTCTACGGCTCTCTGTAGAGGACCAGAACCTGGACCCGGCCCGCTCTACGGCTCTCTGTAGAGGACCAGAACCTGGTTTTGGGCTTCGGTGAAGAAACGATAAACAAACCAGATTTAGAAACGATCCgtttcatcacttcctgttgcaaTGAAGCGTTTCCTCTTCCTGCACCGAGCCGAACAGAACCTCATCTGTCAGAATCTCACTAGAAACCTCAGAGCTCAATCTGAAGGcttctggttccactggttctggttctggtactgGTTCCAGTTCCGGTACTGGTATTGGTACTGGTCCTGGTTCCAGTTCTGGTATTGGTTCTGGTcttggttccggttctggtcctggtattggtcctggttctggtcctggttctggaggTCGGTCTTTGTTCCCCAGTCATCATGCTGCCATCACTGTGCTTCCCTGCTGGTTCTGGTACTTAACGGGTCGCTCCGTTTCCACATCGTCCAGCTTTTCCCAGAACGTTTCTGGAGGATCATCAGAATGTTCTGGAAAAACTGGGAAGAGTGGTAACGGAggcctgacctctgacctctgacctgtgttgtggttttatttctgcCGGCTCCATGTCGGCCGACTCTGTTCCTCTTCAGATCAACGTCTGCTCAGGTTTTTCTCTGACCTTTGGTGGTTTTGGATCCTGATTCCAGAATGTTGacccagaggtcagaggtcatctgaGCAGGCAGAATGCCTGACTCGTTTCAGTTTCAGCGTTGTCTATAAATTTCCAGCTGGTTTTCTGGTTGCCGATCGTATCAGCAGCTCGATGTTGTTTTTGTCGTTGCTTCCTGAGGAAACCGCAGCCTCTCATCAGAAGATGTCGCCTTTCATGACTTCCTGTCCCAGCGGCGCGTGGAGCTGCGCCGACTTTAaccgcttcttcttcttcttcttctttatctGCAGACCTCAGTGATAAAGGGAACCTACTTGGCCCTGGAGCACATGAGCAAAGAGTACGGCAAGCAAGGAGGCACCATCATCAACGTGTCCTCCATGGCAGGTAACCGCTGGGGCCTCTGGAGGGGCCCGACAGCTGACCCCAGTGCATTGTGGGAAGGAAAACGGGCCTGAAACTAACTGCAAGGatctttaaataaaaggttCTGGGATCCACCTGATCAGTCTGTAAAaaaggggtcaaaggtcagcaggCTGGAGATaaactcctgctgctgctcatgcAGACATGATGAAGCTGAAATCTTCCTCTTCATCGCTGCTGGGCCTCAGGACAGGAAATGTCCTGAACTGTGTTGTCTGATAACGTCCTTTCTGCTGCGGTTCAGATcgctgtgacctctgaccccgctGGTGTTCGCTCCTCTGCAGCGCAGCAGGAGGGATCGGGTTCGACCCaccagaggttctggttctgatgggtcgCTGCTCTTTAAAACTCACCCATCTAGAGAAAAACATGCAGTTCAGGACAAAATCTGGAGTTTTTACTTTCATCCttggaaacagaaacatgagCAGATTTGATAAAAATTCTTCCGTATTTGAATCCAGTTGGTTTGACTGACGAAGAAACGTCTTCATGTCTGAACACGAACCAAACTGAGAGGAGTTGGTGCAGAACCGGGTCGGGTTCAGGGTTCCCACCGGCTGCAGTTTCCCACCAAGGAGAGTTTTGGATCCTGAGGTGATGAAACCAGAGACGgttcctgcagcagctccatcTAAACTCAAACTGTCTGGAAACGTCAGAGTTTCCTCCAGTGTGTCGTCAGCCTGGCGGGCTGCCGGGCTCCAAGGCCCCCCGCCAGGCTGAGCGCCATTTATCAGAAACGCTTCGCAGTTGAACTGCCTCGGCGCCACCTCTCACTCAAACCGGTTCCTCTGGAAGGTTCCAGCAGAGCCGGTTTACTGGCAGTAATGGTTCGCCTCCTCAGGCTGCAGAATCCTGAACTTCAGGTACAGAAGAGTCACTCAGAGCAGGGAGGCGGATCTGAGCGCATCTATCTATCTGACTGAAGAATAATCTTTGTGTGAGGTTTACGCTCCCTCAGCGCGCGGCTCCGGGTCTGAAGGAGCTGCCTGTAGGAGGCGCTGTGACCCCCACAGCATCAAAACCATAAACCTCCTCCAATTATCttactacacacacacacacacacacacactcacacacaccaaaacaaCCATTTAAAAccagcaaagcaaaacaaaatttgacaacttaggaaaacacaaaaaatgtataaataaatagtttaattttGTATTGTAAGAATATTTTGTAACCAAACAAATGCCATCATTCATTttagttaatatttatttaaatagatcTTAAATGTAACCAGTATGGTAAAGGTTgttccagggtttcccccagtgtattataggCCTGGCAGCTGCCATGCTTTGCTAGCCCCACCGCCAGGCTGAGCCTTTCTTGTTTATTAtgttacaaaaagaaatgtacaaataaataaaaaatgcttttttttttctaagccgGATTGCAAgcgtctctgttgctctgagtgTTTCACTGGcggagcagatttattcctaaaagatgAGTTTATAGAAAATAGGTTTaaagtttatgcatttaaagccggACCAATCACACCGCTGCATGTTGCCGcgcgctgcagcagctggatgtcTTAAGTTTACCTCTTGGCGGATCGCGCTCGCCTCCTTTCACTCTAACTGGACTCAAACTGACCTGAATGGATATTTTCATCAACCCTCTGTgaggaattatgtttctttccaGAGTTTTGGATCAAGGTAGTTTAAACCCACCgtgttagctctggttgcgcAGCTCTACGTGAACcgcaggaataacttgtagtgGCTTTCAGAGGAGCGTTGAGCGAgcggtgagaatgatttataatTGTGGACAAAGAAATTTGTGCGGCTTTTCCATCTCGTTGCCCAGCGTGTGGCGCTGTCTGCGCTGATATGTCTGTGTTCCGGTTGGTCGGAGCGTTAGCGGTTAACAAACCAgcgctaacctcatcatgcaggttcagccggTGAGGAGTTTTCACGCTCGCCTCGCAGTCACGATACAccctggttttatattatttttttagtattttagtgTTATTTTTCCAGTTACACAATGCATCAAATCATATGaaatgctttgtccacttagAGTTAATGTGCGCAGAGATCTGAGAAAGTCGTCCCATAAACTCTTAGCAACAACTTCTGTGgcttttaataaaaactcaacagacagaaatgttagagCTACTAAAgtcacattagcagcattaaattaaatctccgtTTGTTGCTCATCATCAGTGCAGTAGATTGAACTCatcctgcagggccggtccaaggctgcatGAGGCCTGGGGCCCTCTGCCcctaggggcccctcttgctgctaaaaccatcagcacctctaacagcttctgggtTGGATTTAATCTGGGAGGGAGAGAGTAGATTAACTGgccaacataaaaacaatcagttataattacagtttattaatttgtatttgttaacaaacagctcaaagtcaaagattaaactcacagcatcagattgttgctatggtaacaaaacaataactataaaaattgttcttttaacttttacaaagtaaacttaccagctccttaaaatcttacatgtaaatgttaaacaatttaaaatcttttaatttatttatgctgaaaccattaaatcaaatttagcagcattaataatctcaataaataaatgttacatttatgtatctgtggtctgtgttaaaatattagcatttatggggcccCTGAAACCCTGAGGGCCTCATGGAGccgctgacttaatttggattaaacagaaatgcaaataattgatattcattttaattgtatttttttgatttgttgcttttaagactagttgtgggGTTAGATAGCATTTCActggaaatgttttccagtaaCTTTTAATTacacagtaatattttttacatttcctgtctacttaacatcttttaatacaaaaacacggtgaACCAACCGCCAggctcagcaggttttctgggggaaaccctgattgTTCTACGATCCACTGGCTGATTGCTTCATTAGGCTTTAAGTgcaaaaattttttattaatttttatttaattttttgtgttgttgaaaatgtatttcaacaACAGAACTATCAGGTCATAATTCCTGTCAACTTTggacattttaacacaaaaacccGGTTTTAGTCGAGCGCCAGGCTTCTGGGTGAAACTCTGAACTCGACCAGAACCGGTTTTTACTTTACAGTAAAGTTTGTCTATGCAGATGATATTCAGACATACTGACACCTTTAACCATTCTATGCGAGGAAACTAAAATGGAGGGTGCTTGGGTTCCCCAGTTTATGACAAATATGACCCAGAGAAACATTACAATTTTAGGCAAAATGATTCAGCCtaactttattaaactaaaGTGACAGGAAATCCAACTATTTAGTCACCACGATAAACTTTAAAGTTGAAGGACGCTTAAGATTTAAAGAACATAAACCTCTTTACATAAGGCAgaccaaataaaatattaatggcCACCTTTTCCCCCGAACCAGGACACAACAAGAAATGTCCACTTATATCAATATACAGTCCGAAACAAATGTCACCTAGTCAGTTTGTTACTCACGACCTTCAGGAGAGGGAAAAACGTTGCAGGCCTGTTAGGAAAAAGCGAGGAGTTGAAATCCCAGAGGAAAAAACATTGAGAGCGTTGAAATTCACTCGTCCTATTGTCCGGACTTCCCTTGAACGCAGCAGACACGTGGGGCTGAAGTAGCTAGCTAGCTCACTTAGCTCAGCTCAAAGCTTGTTTCCTCTCGTCTCGTCCCTCTCGCGTCGACCAAACTCCTCCAACTTCTCCCGAATTCCGTCCTCTCCCGTCCGGCTTTGTCCGGTTTTCTCTGTATTTCTTCACTTCTTGTCCGCTCGTCTTCCCTCCGGTCGCCATCATCACGGTTCTCCTCTCCTTCTTCCTCCCGCCTTCTCTCCTCTCAACCAATCACGACGGACGGACTGTCTCAGTGACCAATCAAAGGGCaaagccaaataaaacacacagtgcATCTTACGTCACACTAATACTTCTTTCAAttgcaatatttacataaaataatgctCTTAGTTGATTTACAAATAATACCGTTTTAATTACTAAGTAAGATAATTACTTAATAATTACCTTTAGCCTTTATATTATTTAGATATTAAAGTAAAGGAAAATACTAGTATATTTcgttcagaaacaaaaatatgaaatccaTAGCTGTCATCAATGTTATGCATTAGTAAATAAacgtttacttttaaaatatttgtgtccTGTATTGAACTATGTAAGATTTCTATTAACCTTCACATACAGGAGCAAATTACCGTAACCTCAGTTTACCACAGGGCTACACGTTTCTCCAGATCTTCCTGATCTGAAAACCTTCAGCTGAAGGAAGAGAAAGCAGAACCAGAGTCACCAGCTCCTCCATCTGTAGGAAcctctgtgacctttgacccagcTGTCATGTGAGCATGTCTGTGGACCACAGCTTCCCCTGATGCTGTGGTTTCAGCAGGACAGGATGAAAACCGGCAGCAGGATGTTTCCAGGTTTTCTGGAGCATCAGGGGATTTTCCAGGTAGTTCCAGGTCTGAGTTAACCATCAGgtgaaaaacatccagaatgAACCTGAACTCATTACTTTTCATGGTTTCAGGATTTTTCCAGCCTGGTTCAGATCCGTATCTTGACCCTCAGCAGGCTGGAAACCTTCAGGAACATTCCTGTGACTAACGTGGACGAGTCCAAACCTGGACAAATACCTGGAAGCTTAGAGTTTCAGGGAAGGAATGCATGTTTACAGAGATGTCCATCATTGGACCCTGGTGGATGAGGCTCCTGGGCTTTTTCCAGTTCACCTGAACTCTGATCTGCCAGTTTTCACAGTCGGAGGTTGGACATTGTAAACTAGAGGAAACCTGGTTCTGAGGTTTTAGTTTCCGTCTGGTCCGAGAGGTGAGCAGCGACATTTTCCTGAAGGTCAGAGAGCGATTCAACACATTCCTGAAAGCTTAAAGGTCAGATCTGCTGCCGTCTTCCtctggcggcggcggcggcggcggcggcggcttgCTGCAACCTGCCTGCTGACATTCAGGAGCTTTTGATTCCCGCCATGATAATCAGGAACAGCAGAAGACCTTATCTAGGaacacaaacagctgctggaggctggatggatggaaaaagtCACAGAGATgtttaactgaaaacaaatttctaTGCTGAGCTGCAGCCGTCAGCTGGAGATGATCCCATGGAAGCCGAGGCAGTTCTGAGCCGTGTTAACGCTAACGCACCGgtcataaaatgtgtttagcTGATGCTAAAGCGCTATCTTCATGTGACATGTAGCGTAGcataatgctaaagcgctatcCCCATGTGACATGTAGCGTAGcataatgctaaagcgctatcCCCATGTGACATGTAGCATAGcataatgctaaagcgctatcCCAATGTGACGTGTAGCGTAGcataatgctaaagcgctatcCCCATGTGACATGTAGCGTAGcataatgctaaagcgctatcCCAATGTGACGTGTAGCGTAGCATAATGCCGTAGGAAGCACCGATCTgctttttcacttctgatacgaTACTAGTATCGGCCGATTCTGCACAGATAAACATTGACTTAGaacgtttattttttaaaacaggcagatgtactgaattacagatttatttgataactgtGCAGCAGCAGGCGGTTAAAGACAGCGACCGCTTGGTCAGACATGTACAAACAATTTATGTTCAGTTaggagaaaaacagcagaaagaaagaaactaaactgaataaaaccaTCGGCTGACTGTCTTggccaaacatgtaaaaataaacagaaacaaacttttcaaatggttcagaaaatgtagtcaatatttctaaatataacataaaataaagcatgTCATCACTCAGAGCATGAAGCATAGAGCTACACTGAATAGATCCACCTTTATGGCTCATTGTCTTTGTTACCTGATCTAGAAGTTTTTTCAACATCGGTACTGATATAAATATTGATACAGATATCAATACAGATATTGATATCTGCTCTAGTTGATGCCCAGCTTGTCTCAGTGAAGCTAAGAGCGCTAAATGTTTCCAAAGTTAGAGAAACAACAAGCCGCTAACAGCGCTTTGCAGCTAGCGGCTTGGTGTGTGGCCTCTGCAGGAGGAAGTGATGCGGTCTGGAGGCtccagcttcctgctgcagcagctgctgactCTCTGGTTTCTCTCCTCCTTCAGCCTTCCTCCACTCCCCCCACCAGCCCGTCTACACGGCCACCAAACACGGAGTGATCGGCTTCACCCGAGCGATGGCGGTGAGCGGAGCGCAGCGCAGCGTGAGTCGGCCGCCCGCCGGCAGCAGGTTTCAGGTcagcagctgtgtgtctgtctgtccttCTGCAGGACGCCGCCGCCCAGGACGACTACGGCGTCCGCATCAACGTCCTGTGTCCCGCCTTCGTCGACACGCCGCTGCTGCACACcgtggaggaggaggacaacATGGGGAAGTTCGTCAAGTTCAAGGACGACTTCAAGCAGAGCATGAACAAGTTTGGGGTTCTACAGTAAGTCCAGCAGAACCGGGTTCTGGGCTCAGATAAATGTCAGTGAATCCAGGTTTTACAGCTCATCGTCATTCACTAGAGTCTCGGCTCCAGTTCCGTCCCATCCTGACCCGCTGGGTCTAGCGGAGAGTTTATGGGGATTTCTGGCCATTCTTCCAGAAGCACATTTGTGAGGTCACACACTGATGTGGGACAAGACGGTCTGGCTCTCAGTCTCTGCTCTGATTCATCCCAAAGGCGTTCTGTCgggttgaggtcaggactctGAGCCGGGCTCTCCATCGTGTCTTTATGGGCTTTGCCTTGTGCTCTGGTCCAGATCCAAACGGTTCCCACACAGATGGGAGCCTGGAGCCAAGGGCCAAGCCCAGCTCCTGAAAAACAGCCCACACCATAATCCCTCCTCCACCAAACTTTACACGCGGCCCAATGCAGTCAGACGAGTGCTGTTGCCCTGGCAACCTGGCAGCGTTCActgatgtttgtaaaaatggGCTGCAAGCCCAGGGCTTCATTTACGCACCGGATTCCCCACCTGGATGGGTGTTGTTCACCCACGATGCCCCTAAATAAAGTCCAGGGACGGTTCATGTCGGCCTGGAGATTCTGAGGGGTTCTGGTGACCCGGCTCGGTTCCCTGAGTGAACCCGGTTCCTGTTGGAACCCAGAGGACGTCATGACGCCGACCAGAACTTCAGCTTTTAGCTTCACATCCAGGATAAAAATCTGCAGCTTCAGTTCCTGCTCAGACGGTTCTGGGTCggaccatcagaaccatcagaaccatccTGTCCTTGGTGTGTTCAACCCAAACTGGCTGCAGTCGGGCCTGCCGGTGCCACCGAAGCAGAGCCGGCTCAGTGGCAGCGGGTCGGAGTAAGGTTCTGGTTCCGATGAACCCAGAGAACCTCCCACCGTATGAAGCGTGTGGCTGGAGGCGCCCGACCCGTTTCCGACTGGATCCGGGCCCGGCGGTTCTGCTGACGCTGTGTCTCTGTTTCCAGGCCGTCGCTCATCGCTGAAGGGATGATGAGGCTCATTTCAGACCCGAGCCTGAACGGCGCCGTGATGAAGATCACCTGCGCCAAGGGAATCCACTTCCACACGTACGAACCCATGTCTGCCTGACCTCCGACCCGCAGGAACCGCGACCCGTTCAGAGGTTCTGGAAGCTAAACTGGAACCGGTTCCTCGTAGAACCTCGACtcttttggttgttttagaGAAATGCTGAAGATGATTctgttctgcttcctgtttggaCTCAGCAAAGCAGAACCGCTTCCTGTGGGAACCAAAAGTCCGGAATCAGCTGAtttgaccagaaccagaaccgcctgCTGATGAGAAGGAGACGGTTCTGACCTGGTTCAGTCATGGACAACCAAACAGCTCCTAACTCTGATTGGTACCAGGTTCTGTTGGTACCAGGTTCTGAGGTAAGAACTGGTACCAACAGAACCTGGTACCAACCTCAGGGTTTCTCCCAGTTTGTGTTCACCAGTTGTGTTCTGGTCCAAATCTTTGCTTCGGTTCATCGCGGTTCTGCTCAGCTCTCTGAAGGTCCCACAACGTTTTCATCAGGTGaaggcctggactttgactaggccactgcAGCACTTTgattctcttcttcttctgctgtagatctgctgctgttctgttcGGTTCTGTTCTGACCCAGTTCAGACCGAGCTTCACTTTTTACTCCAGAATAGGTTTGGTTCTGTTGTACTTCACTCATTTCtgtctctgtgctccaccaggtCCGGTAACCGGGTccagaacccgaccagaacccctcaTGTAAATgaccttgagaaataatgagatttggttcaatataaaaacagctttaatgctgaaaatgatcaaatgttagAAGCCATACATGTCATagaaacggatcagaaccagaattaCATTCACCGTCCAGCGCCGGCCCACTGGGCTCCTTCTGGACGGAACCAGATGGGGCCAAGATTAGAGCATTTATTCTCCTCTGCAGCCCAAACTGAAGGCCAGTTAACCAGGTTCAGTCTGTTTACTGCTGGCAGACACACATAAACATGGTTATGTAAGCTGCAGCGTGTAAGCAGATTAAAACAGACAGAACCGACAACGGTTCATAAAGAACATCTCAACTGGCCTGAGaggagaaacaaaaccaaagtaaCTGAAGGTCAAcagaaaattcaaattcaaaatactttaatgatCCCGAAGGGAAATTAAGTGAAAGCAAACGGATCATTGACCTCCctgcctgcagggggcgccgaGTGTCCACTGATGGAAAGGAGCAGCTGTGTTAGCAACATTTTTTCTAGGCCAATAACTCCAAGACTATTCAGTGAAGgctggactcacctggactcacctggactcacctggaTTCACCTGTCGGGCTTCGTTCACACAGCAGCGCTCTGCTTACgccagtaaagatggccgccgctgTGGGAATGAAgccaaagaaagaagaaaaacgttTTTCCTTCTGGTTGTAGGTTACAGTCAGGTGGGAAATAATCgtatcttatttaaaaaattaaactggaTCTAttccggttccggttctggttccggttctgttctggttccggttccggTTCTGTTCTGGGTCAGACTGGCTGCTCTGGAACCTCCCAAATCTCTAACTCAGAGGTTTTTAAAAGATGAACCAAagaatttctgctttttgcatCAACTTGTTTTCAGTATagaaacagttttctgttgctttaaagGCTGCGTGGCTCCAGGGCGCCTCCTTGTGGCTGGTAATTATCGggttaatttgtgttttcaggtaAAATCATCTGATTTATgttagaaaaactttttatgaaaaattgtGTTCATAATGTCAAATTTCTGTAACTtgattttaacttaaatttatCCTCCTGGTATCATCTGAGGACGGAGCCAGGAAAAATGATATTAatgttaatataaataaatgctgcttcGCTTTTGCTTCATGTGTTGAATGATTCTGTGGTCCAGGCAGTGAAATGTTCAGCAGACGGAGCCTTTTCACCGTATTCAGCTCCGTATTCAGCAGAAAGCCTCGGCGCTACGAAGAGCTTCTCCAGAGAAATGAAGTTCTCCCGTTAAAATCAGCATGGAGGAATATTCCGCTAGCAAGATGTGAAGGAACCTGTAAACGGTGTCAGAGTTC carries:
- the hpgd gene encoding 15-hydroxyprostaglandin dehydrogenase [NAD(+)] isoform X2, with product MSLAGKVALVTGGAQGIGRAAVQSLLKSSAKVAVVDLNKTVGEQCQAQLDAEFGEGRSVFIQCDVTHGDALRDAFQRTVDQFGRLDIVINNAGINNEKNWEKTIQVNLTSVIKGTYLALEHMSKEYGKQGGTIINVSSMAAFLHSPHQPVYTATKHGVIGFTRAMADAAAQDDYGVRINVLCPAFVDTPLLHTVEEEDNMGKFVKFKDDFKQSMNKFGVLQPSLIAEGMMRLISDPSLNGAVMKITCAKGIHFHTYEPMSA
- the hpgd gene encoding 15-hydroxyprostaglandin dehydrogenase [NAD(+)] isoform X1, which codes for MSLAGKVALVTGGAQGIGRAAVQSLLKSSAKVRFCSKVAVVDLNKTVGEQCQAQLDAEFGEGRSVFIQCDVTHGDALRDAFQRTVDQFGRLDIVINNAGINNEKNWEKTIQVNLTSVIKGTYLALEHMSKEYGKQGGTIINVSSMAAFLHSPHQPVYTATKHGVIGFTRAMADAAAQDDYGVRINVLCPAFVDTPLLHTVEEEDNMGKFVKFKDDFKQSMNKFGVLQPSLIAEGMMRLISDPSLNGAVMKITCAKGIHFHTYEPMSA